The Mucilaginibacter rubeus genomic interval GACGTAATATATAAACAAGGTCCAAGGGCAGCACTTTTTTCGTATACTTTGGCTTGCGGTAGGTACAAGGCATTTTCGCCCTCAATACTGCGTGAGCTCATGTCATTACCGATAGTATATCCCTGGATATTGCCGCTACTATTCACAAACAGCGTAAGCTCAGGCTCAGGCACATTCCATTCCGAATCTTTGCGGATATAAACCTCATCATTATGTCCGGATACACGATGAGCAAGCGCCTTAAAAAACAACTCGGGCCGGAGCGCGTCATAAACCTTATCATACAAACTTGCGCCTGTTTCAGATTCTTCCATCCGTGCATCACGACTGCGTAAATAAGTGACACCGGCTGCCCATACTTCCTGGCTGCCTATCGGCGGCAATATGTTGCCATTTAAATGTTCGGCCTCTACTTCGGTGCTTAAAGCTGTCGTATCGGTGGTAACCGATTCCAGGTAAGCAGCCAAATCATCACGGTTGATCAGTTTGTCCCATTCATCATCAATTATGAATGATGAACCGTTATGTTGCAGTAAGCTGCCTTTTGCCAGTTTATATAGTTTCATCAGTTTACTTCCAATTCGTCTTTTGAGGGAAATTTAGGGAAAGGGCCATGTTCGCCGGTTTGATACCAGAACACGGTTGAGG includes:
- a CDS encoding fumarylacetoacetate hydrolase family protein, with the translated sequence MKLYKLAKGSLLQHNGSSFIIDDEWDKLINRDDLAAYLESVTTDTTALSTEVEAEHLNGNILPPIGSQEVWAAGVTYLRSRDARMEESETGASLYDKVYDALRPELFFKALAHRVSGHNDEVYIRKDSEWNVPEPELTLFVNSSGNIQGYTIGNDMSSRSIEGENALYLPQAKVYEKSAALGPCLYITSSPIPGETVISMNIRRAGELVFEDETTVSRIKRSFTELTGYLYSECDFPHGCFLMTGTCLVPPPSFTLQAGDVVEICIDHIGTMVNVIGLNPKHK